One window of the Pan troglodytes isolate AG18354 chromosome 12, NHGRI_mPanTro3-v2.0_pri, whole genome shotgun sequence genome contains the following:
- the KLF11 gene encoding Krueppel-like factor 11 isoform X1 → MHTPDFAGPDDARAVDIMDICESILERKRHDSERSTCSILEQTDMEAVEALVCMSSWGQRSQKGDLLRIRPLTPVSDSGDVTTTVHMDAATPELPKDFHSLSTLCITPPQSPDLVEPSTRTPVSPQVTDSKACTATDVLQSSAVVARALSGGAERGLLGLEPVPSSPCRAKGTSVIRHTGESPAACFPTTQTPDCRLSDSRGGEEQLLGHFETLQDTHLTDSLLSTNLVSCQPCLHKSGGLLLTDKGQQAGWPVAVQTCSPKNYENDLPRKTTPLISVSVPAPPVLCQMIPVTGQSSMLPAFLKPPPQLSVGTVRPILAQAAPAPQPVFVGPPVPQGAVMLVLPQGALPPPAPCAANVMAAGSTKLLPLAPAPVFIASSQNCVPQVDFSRRRNYVCSFPGCRKTYFKSSHLKAHLRTHTGEKPFNCSWDGCDKKFARSDELSRHRRTHTGEKKFVCPVCDRRFMRSDHLTKHARRHMTTKKIPGWQAEVGKLNRITSAESPGSPLVSMPASA, encoded by the exons ATGCACACGCCGGACTTCGCGGGCCCAGACGACGCGCGCGCA GTTGACATCATGGACATATGTGAGTCCATCCTGGAGAGGAAGCGGCATGACAGCGAAAGGTCTACTTGTAGCATCTTGGAGCAGACAGACATGGAAGCTGTCGAGGCTCTTGTTTGTATGAGCTCTTGGGGTCAAAGATCCCAGAAAGGTGACCTGTTGCGGATAAGACCCCTCACGCCTGTCTCTGACTCTGGGGATGTCACCACCACTGTGCACATGGATGCAGCCACACCTGAACTACCAAAAGACTTCCATTCTTTATCGACTCTG tgcataACTCCTCCTCAGAGCCCTGATCTCGTGGAGCCATCGACAAGGACACCTGTTTCTCCCCAAGTAACAGATTCCAAAGCATGCACAGCCACGGATGTTCTCCAGTCCTCTGCCGTAGTGGCCAGAGCTCTGAGCGGGGGCGCGGAGAGGGGCTTGCTGGGTTTGGAGCCAGTGCCCAGCTCTCCCTGCAGGGCCAAGGGGACTAGCGTGATCCGACACACTGGGGAGAGCCCTGCTGCCTGCTTTCCCACCACCCAGACTCCAGATTGCCGGCTTTCTGACAGCAGAGGAGGAGAAGAGCAGCTTCTGGGACACTTTGAAACTTTGCAGGACACACACCTCACGGACAGTTTACTCAGCACTAACTTGGTGTCCTGTCAGCCCTGCTTGCACAAGTCTGGTGGCCTGCTGCTCACTGACAAAGGCCAGCAGGCAGGGTGGCCTGTTGCAGTTCAGACTTGCTCACCAAAGAATTATGAAAATGACCTGCCCAGGAAAACCACCCCTCTGatttctgtctctgtccctgCTCCCCCTGTCCTTTGCCAGATGATCCCTGTGACTGGACAAAGTAGCATGTTACCAGCTTTTTTGAAGCCCCCTCCCCAGTTGTCTGTGGGGACTGTGAGACCCATCCTAGCTCAGGCTGCTCCAGCGCCTCAACCTGTGTTCGTGGGACCTCCTGTGCCTCAGGGAGCTGTGATGTTGGTCCTGCCCCAGGGAGCCCTCCCTCCGCCTGCCCCCTGTGCAGCCAATGTCATGGCTGCCGGGAGTACCAAGTTGTTGCCCCTTGCCCCTGCTCCAGTGTTCATCGCCTCTAGCCAAAACTGTGTCCCTCAGGTAGACTTTTCCCGAAGGAGGAACTATGTTTGCAGCTTCCCAGGTTGCCGGAAGACCTACTTCAAAAGTTCCCACCTTAAGGCCCATCTTCGCACTCACACAG GGGAGAAGCCTTTCAACTGCAGCTGGGATGGCTGTGATAAAAAGTTTGCTCGTTCGGATGAGCTGTCACGCCACCGCAGAACTCACACAGGGGAGAAGAAGTTTGTGTGCCCGGTGTGTGACCGACGTTTCATGCGCAGTGACCACCTGACAAAGCATGCCCGGCGCCACATGACGACCAAGAAGATCCCaggctggcaggcagaggttggcaAGCTGAACAGAATCACCTCTGCAGAGAGCCCGGGGAGCCCACTGGTGAGCATGCCAGCCTCTGCCTGA
- the KLF11 gene encoding Krueppel-like factor 11 isoform X2 yields the protein MDICESILERKRHDSERSTCSILEQTDMEAVEALVCMSSWGQRSQKGDLLRIRPLTPVSDSGDVTTTVHMDAATPELPKDFHSLSTLCITPPQSPDLVEPSTRTPVSPQVTDSKACTATDVLQSSAVVARALSGGAERGLLGLEPVPSSPCRAKGTSVIRHTGESPAACFPTTQTPDCRLSDSRGGEEQLLGHFETLQDTHLTDSLLSTNLVSCQPCLHKSGGLLLTDKGQQAGWPVAVQTCSPKNYENDLPRKTTPLISVSVPAPPVLCQMIPVTGQSSMLPAFLKPPPQLSVGTVRPILAQAAPAPQPVFVGPPVPQGAVMLVLPQGALPPPAPCAANVMAAGSTKLLPLAPAPVFIASSQNCVPQVDFSRRRNYVCSFPGCRKTYFKSSHLKAHLRTHTGEKPFNCSWDGCDKKFARSDELSRHRRTHTGEKKFVCPVCDRRFMRSDHLTKHARRHMTTKKIPGWQAEVGKLNRITSAESPGSPLVSMPASA from the exons ATGGACATATGTGAGTCCATCCTGGAGAGGAAGCGGCATGACAGCGAAAGGTCTACTTGTAGCATCTTGGAGCAGACAGACATGGAAGCTGTCGAGGCTCTTGTTTGTATGAGCTCTTGGGGTCAAAGATCCCAGAAAGGTGACCTGTTGCGGATAAGACCCCTCACGCCTGTCTCTGACTCTGGGGATGTCACCACCACTGTGCACATGGATGCAGCCACACCTGAACTACCAAAAGACTTCCATTCTTTATCGACTCTG tgcataACTCCTCCTCAGAGCCCTGATCTCGTGGAGCCATCGACAAGGACACCTGTTTCTCCCCAAGTAACAGATTCCAAAGCATGCACAGCCACGGATGTTCTCCAGTCCTCTGCCGTAGTGGCCAGAGCTCTGAGCGGGGGCGCGGAGAGGGGCTTGCTGGGTTTGGAGCCAGTGCCCAGCTCTCCCTGCAGGGCCAAGGGGACTAGCGTGATCCGACACACTGGGGAGAGCCCTGCTGCCTGCTTTCCCACCACCCAGACTCCAGATTGCCGGCTTTCTGACAGCAGAGGAGGAGAAGAGCAGCTTCTGGGACACTTTGAAACTTTGCAGGACACACACCTCACGGACAGTTTACTCAGCACTAACTTGGTGTCCTGTCAGCCCTGCTTGCACAAGTCTGGTGGCCTGCTGCTCACTGACAAAGGCCAGCAGGCAGGGTGGCCTGTTGCAGTTCAGACTTGCTCACCAAAGAATTATGAAAATGACCTGCCCAGGAAAACCACCCCTCTGatttctgtctctgtccctgCTCCCCCTGTCCTTTGCCAGATGATCCCTGTGACTGGACAAAGTAGCATGTTACCAGCTTTTTTGAAGCCCCCTCCCCAGTTGTCTGTGGGGACTGTGAGACCCATCCTAGCTCAGGCTGCTCCAGCGCCTCAACCTGTGTTCGTGGGACCTCCTGTGCCTCAGGGAGCTGTGATGTTGGTCCTGCCCCAGGGAGCCCTCCCTCCGCCTGCCCCCTGTGCAGCCAATGTCATGGCTGCCGGGAGTACCAAGTTGTTGCCCCTTGCCCCTGCTCCAGTGTTCATCGCCTCTAGCCAAAACTGTGTCCCTCAGGTAGACTTTTCCCGAAGGAGGAACTATGTTTGCAGCTTCCCAGGTTGCCGGAAGACCTACTTCAAAAGTTCCCACCTTAAGGCCCATCTTCGCACTCACACAG GGGAGAAGCCTTTCAACTGCAGCTGGGATGGCTGTGATAAAAAGTTTGCTCGTTCGGATGAGCTGTCACGCCACCGCAGAACTCACACAGGGGAGAAGAAGTTTGTGTGCCCGGTGTGTGACCGACGTTTCATGCGCAGTGACCACCTGACAAAGCATGCCCGGCGCCACATGACGACCAAGAAGATCCCaggctggcaggcagaggttggcaAGCTGAACAGAATCACCTCTGCAGAGAGCCCGGGGAGCCCACTGGTGAGCATGCCAGCCTCTGCCTGA